The DNA sequence TAACTTTCTTTTACTTGTTGAAAATTTTTtcctattctaattttttattcaactaaAGTTATTCCCTCTAATACTTTACCAAAGCTAGAAAAAATATGTCAGCATGAATCATAAAACATCCTATTAATATTTTGGATTTAATAACTATATTCAACTATACACCTCCTCATAATGAATTATTTAGTACTTTGCTTGGTTTGTGCCACTGCATCTGCTTAGTTTAGGCctactaaaaaatttatatttagcaATTGAGAtgatatttttgacaaaattttgaaacaatttTGTTAGTAATTTTCCTTAGTTTATATTTAGGAATCACGAATTCAGCAGGTTACTCTATTCATTTATATTTATTAGTGAGGACATACCCAAACTACATGAAAATCAAGTTTAGTATTCACCAGCTTGACTTTATCATAGTTTCTTAAAAATTGCTTGCAGATCAAGTTCTGCAGCATCAGGCATCACCTATACTGATCACTCCTTATGCAGCCTGCTCTACTTTCTGACTTATTAATCTCTCTATCTTTATATGCTATCCCTTAGTTGATTCTAAATTCATGGAAGGATTGAGTGATGGCTGTTTTGAAGAAATTTCTTCTATCAGGCATAACACCATACAGATAGAGCCTCGGTTAGTGTTTTGCCTATAgtatgaattttttaattattatcataTGTGTCCCTCCAATATTGACAATGTGATCAGAGCACTTTATTCCCATATTAGTAAGCTCTAACCCAAACTTCTTAAACAATAGTTTTAGCATCCACAATGTTATCTTTATCATAGTTTCTTGAAAACTGGTTTAATAACCTTCTGCAACATTGAGCCACACAATTCTAATCACTACTTATGCAGTCTGGtctaaaatttgaattattaCTGGTAATATGATATGTCTGGCATCCCTTAAAAATCTCAAACCTTGTTAAAGCATTGATTGATAGCTAGTTTGGAAAAATTTCTTTTGTCAGTCTGAACACCATACAGATAGAGCTTAAATTGGCATTATATGTAGACTCTGAATCCCTTCTTATTATCATACATATGTTCTATAAATATTGACCATTTGATTAGAGTACTTATTTGTgaatttaatttgatatctttgttgaaAACATAGAAATCTTTCTCCATTCTTTTAAAGAAGTAATATCAAATAATGCTTTTTCATAAACTCTTTTACCATGAATAAGAACCTGACTAAACACTCATCATGCAACTTGTTtcatttgtcaaaatattttgatatctttgttgggACATGAAAATGTTCTTCAATTTATAATCTTTACtctttaaaaatctatttttcatAAAGTGCTTTACcaaaattatgttaaattttgttgaattatggtttttgatttttttcactATATCTTTTTTATATGTTTGTATTTTAGTTTGAAACTATTTATTTGAGGACACTCATCATTCAGAAAAAGTAAGTAAATTTGGGTAAGAGGAGCACAATAATTTGCACGTTGAGTATTTAGCATAACACTTGCTGACCAATATAACTACATCCACCAAAATTATCTTAGTTATAATCACCTAGTTTTGATAAAATCTTCCACCAGACATTAAAAATCACAAATGTCCATTGTTAACACTATTTCTTGCTTCCTATATTAGTCAAGTCTAATCCAAACTTCATAAAAAATGGTTTTAGTATCCACAATGTTATCTTTATCCTAGTTTCTTGAAAACTAGTTTAATATCACCTTCTGCATCACTGAGCCACACAATTCTGACCACTCATGATGCAGTCTGATATAAATTCTGACTTATTACTGGTAATATGATATATATGGCATTCCTTAAAAACCTTAAATCTTGTGAAAGCATTTACTGATTGTTAGTTTGGAGAAATTTCTTCTGTGAGTCTGAACAGCATACAAATAGAGCCTGAATTGGTATTGTACCTAGACTCTGAATGTAGGGTATAAAATAAGAATTCATGATTTGTTTAGTTTAGACACCAATAATTTTCTTAATTCATTACTTGTGATGAGTTAGAACCTTTAGCATGGTGAATGTGTAGCATAAGACTTCATGACCAATAAAACTACAAATTTATATAATGGTAGGACCTTAAATGCCTACTTTTGATAAAACCCCCCTGTTAAGCTCGTTTCTTGATAGATGTATTAGTGAGGTGTAGCCCAAACTGGATAGAAAATCAGATTTAGTACACATGAGTTTATTTGTATCCTAATTTCTTCAAAACTGCTTTAAGATCACCTTATGCAGCATAGATATATACATTAGTAGCCTGTTCTAAATTTTGTATTATTACTCATAGTATCATTAGTATGACATGGTTAAATTACTTTTTATTTCATCAAGGCTTTGACAATGTAGCCTCCATTATAGTATCATGCTAATAACTTTCTTCACTATTTAGGCATACTTATCACCAACATTGATAATCTAAGCAGGTTACTTTATTTCTTCTGTCCCAAACAATTAGATTTGACACACTTTTTGCTAAGTTGTTCAGATTTTGCACTACATCCAATATTGACAATGTGATCATGCGTACTTTATTTCCTCTCTCAGCAAAAATTGGACTTGACACTCTTCATGCAAagtatttcaatttttttcaacttAGTGTATTGATTCACTGTCATTAAGTTTTGGAATACCACATGAGACTTAAACAATTAATAATAAGAAGCATTTGTGAGTTTTGCCATGACTTTCTTCCTTGTTGTCAACAGTTAATAATCAGATCCAACTCCATGAGTTTTGGCTATCTAGttttaattagataaaaaaacttaaaataattagctcatgGTTGGAATGTGGGAGTgctattatgtattttttctcaTATATTCAATTTATGAAGGATTCTCTTAAATGTCACCATCTAATTTATTCACCATTTTATCCTGTTTATTCTTCTCCAATTACATTTTTATCTCATTAAGAatataaattttaagttttgggACTAAATATCAACTCATAGCGAACTCATAACCAAAGTGCATATTATTTAACTGTCAAATAATAGATCAAATCAATAACTTAAATACATATTCATTAAATTTAGCTCAATGTGCATTATTCAATTGTGGCATTTGATTTTTAGTTCACAccttttttaaattgtttaattatatatattggaGGATGTTTTATTATACACTATCACATAATAGGtcagattttatgatttttataaGTTAAAGACTTGTCATAATACAATTGGTTAGGGGCTATATTTTTTTTCATGGGATGTGCTTTATATGCCACAACTTCTAACATTTGGGATATTGTATTGAACTTTTTTTTCAACTTAGTTAAATTCACTGTAGGATGCTATTCCAACCCTATCTTGGATTTGATTCTGTTCTTTCATATTCAATTAGTTCATGTGTCATATCAATGTTAAATTATAAGAAATATCATGTCGATCAACTAATTCAAATTTAATTGCATGATAACAGCATATAGTTCACAAAACATAAATTCTAATATATAGTATCATGCTCTACTCATCACCGAACTACATGTAGTTCACAAAACACATATTCTAATATATAGTATCATACTCTGCTCATCGCCAAACTTCTATTCTAGACAAAAATTCCAGTTCTATAGAAGGTTTAAGATATATGTGATAACAAAATGGCAGATTATCTACTACTAACAAAGTTGTCTAATTTTATTAAACATCAGAATCATTAAGCTGAGATTTCAGCTTCTTCGTCCCCTTGCTCCTAAGCCTATTAGTAGAGTTTTGTCCTTCCTCCTCAATCAGGTTAATATTGATGTTGCCAATTTTTACACCGCTGATAGTTCTCTTAGCTGGTGTTTTGAACTTGAGGCTGGAAACACTTTCCTCAGTAAAATTCTTCacatagaaaaaattatataaagaccCACCACACTAAAAAATATGCGTACAGAATATAATGCACATTTTCTTCATCATATGCAGGTATAATCACATTATCAAGTGTTTAGATAACTAACCATAGTAAGATGAGTATCAGTATTACTCGTAAGATTGACCACAATGCCTGAAATGTCAACCAAGTTGCTGTAGTCATGGTCCTAAGAATAGACAAACCCTATTAAAAATTAGATAACACATAAAGATTCACCAAAGTAAGAACAACAATGTGTGTGGGAACATGTAATTTGAGATAATTACATCTTCATTAATAGCCAATTTATTGGGAAGGCTCTCTGGCATATTTTTCATGATAATATCCTCATCGTCACAAATTTTCATCACTGTGTACACTGGATCATACTGCTTTATATTGCCAGACTTCACATTTAGTTTAAATAGCACTCGTTTATCCATCATATTGTCCAGCAATTGTGGGTAATCATCTTCTCCAACTCCCTAACCAAGTACATAGATCAAAACAACTATTTCAGTGTTCTGGTTCCTAAATACACAACATAATTAAGTATAATTTTAAAGGAATGTGAGTTTATGAACTCAGATTTTACTTACATTGTCACAAATAATATTGTCCACTGTCTTTCCACACAGCTGTGGTCTCCCTATCCCACAGAAGTAGTGACATGCTCCCTGTTCCATCGTGCATTGTTACCTCTAATTTGTACCTAAGAGCCACTGTTCCGTGTGTGTGTCCGCACTTGCCACATTCATATCTGTTTTCAATGGGGGTTTCAACTTTTTTAGGGCACCTTCTGCAAGATTTGTAAAACCAATCATCCTTTCCCGCATTGATGGATACAATCGTCCCTAATATCCATATGGGACCTTCCTACAATGATGTGAAAATAATATAGGATATGAGTCATCAATGATTTTGAATAGGATtggttttttttatcaatttacaaCAGTGTTATGCATTAGTATCAAAATTTATTGTGTAAAATCTAGCCACATTAGACCTCCATGGAATTGAGAGCTTCCTCTATTGTCTTGATAGCCACACTTCTGTGTTTTAACTCATCTAAGGCAGACCAAGCATTAGGAGATGACACCTGGCTGATCCTGGTCGGATTTGATGCGGCAGGACTACTTAACCTACAATCATTAATGGTCACAAAATGTTAGATAAAACTAGAGTGTTTATCTTTTTCATAAATCAAAACATATAGAAGATCTACAACACTAACTTGCTCTTGAATTGGATGACTTCTGTTAATTCGGGATTAATATGGACCTTCGAGATTTCAAAGTTGCTTTGCACCGATGTTTTCCCATTCCACCTTGTTGCCTTAAAATATTGCAGCACAACAATAAGTGGTTCAGCTCTCTCCTCTTCAAGGTGCGGTAGGAGATGGTCAACCAACTCACCAAACAAAATGCAATTGATCCTGTTGTTTATGAGTATAACACAACTAAGGATAAGGTTCTGTCACCATAACTTGTCAAGAAAACAATTTTAACTTAAACCTTTAAATGTGTATATAATACATACTCGAGGTCTTGAAGGATGATAACCAATCGCTTAGTCTCCTTCCCTTTGCTAGTGATCAAGTCCCTAGGATCTTCCTTACCAACAACCTTTCTGATCAAATCTACACTTGTTAATAATGGTATTAGCTTCTGTGGAACATAAACCCAAACTTTTTTAAATGCATAATCAACCCTATAAGTATATATGACACTCACTAAACATTTCAGAATCTGGTAATTTGTCAGCAGTTAGAAGATCTACATAAGACTTAAGGTAGAAAGCCTCAAGGGGAAAGATTGGCTTCTTAACATGATTGACCAAAGTTCTTTGGGAGAATGTCAATACCATCCTACTCACACCATTCTTCTCCTTATACTTGTGGTCGAACACAATAAAATTAGTCATTGTGTACATCTGAAACTCAAGAATGGCACCACGCCATTTTTTTACCAACCCCCCGGGGAATAGTGCAATGGATTCTACCACCCTATTTTAGCATTACAAACAGATTTGGAAATAAGTAATGTCTCTTGTCTAGTTCATGTATCACACTACTATAAAAATATCAACAATAAATAGAAAGAATACATATTTCAGTGTGAGAATGATACCTTTGCATCTTGGAGAATTATTTCAATCGACGCAATCTCTTTCTCATTGTATTTGCTTGGAACCTCCCATATCCTAACAACATACACTTTGAAATGCGATTGAAGCTTTTTTGGATTCACATCAGTTACTAAATCAAAtttctcttccatttttttcAGGTTCTGCATGAAGTTGATGGGGAGAAAGTGATAAAGAATACTTTTATAAAATGCTTATTACCCAAGGCGTAGGACTGGCTATTTAAATAGTCTCCTAAAAAAGCAGATGTGCCATTTTTtgtcttttataaaatatttactttGAATAATTTAAATAGATTTTTGCTTGTAAAATATTTACTGTCCAAACACATGACTctattacttgttttctcttgctGTCATTTGAAAACTAAGTAGCTATACACTTGTCATGTATAGAAGTTATACACTTGTCAAACAAAGAAACATGCACTAGTtgcttattatattatatattaatagatttatGCTTTACAGTTTGTATCAAGTTAGGAATGaaaattttcttaatttctgcAAAATCAAGCATATCCTTAATTAATGCGAAATCCTGTAAAAATTAAGATCAGGGTTGTTTGAATTTtattgatttgtttaattttggAATTTTGTAAAGTCTAAGACAAATATTTAAAACAATTTATTCTGCTATAATTATCGTTGACATGTTTCTATTGATATCCGTATTTTTCACTTTTCTTTATACACTAATTCTGCTTCTAAATATTAGATCTTGAACATAACTATAATAAAAATATGGGAAAgtataaaaaaacaataataattatgaacaatatgaataatattagattaaaaaataaattaaaattaaaattaaaattaaattattaattaattatttaattttaaatcttaaaattttaaaaattagaattaaaaattaaacacaTTCATATTATGTACAGTTATCCCTGCTCTCACCATAACCTCCCAATCTTCGATATACGCCCAACATTCGCCGTTATCAATCTCCGATCCAACAAAAACTTGCCGTTGTTGCCGATTATCGCCGTTCCAATAGAGCATAAAGCTGCCGTCCCTTCCGCAGCCGCACCCGTGCATCTCCTTTTCCCCTGCACCCGCTTTCGCCAGCCGTGCCAACGCCACTCGCAGCCATAGCCACACCCATGCCTTCCCCCTCACATGCCCATGGATGGATGTTTAGTTCAATAAGTTGGCGGATGGTTATTGTAATTCTCACTAGGATGATTAGTTTAagtatatataattaacaaatatTGGATGTTCATTTCATTAAATACCCAGAtggttatttttaataaatacctGGATGATtgtttgttggatttggatctatCTCAAATTTTCCAGATGTCGCGGGGTTGGTGTCCGACGGGTGAGAGCTCGACGACAAATGGAGATGGGTGGCGTAGAGCGACGGGACCGACGAGATCAATGGCGAGGATTATGACGGTATGAAAAGAGAGAGATGACGGTGGTTGAAAACGACCCTGAGGTTGGCTTCCGGCGCGGGAGAAAGAAACGAGCGGGGCACGCCAGATGCGCGATGGAGAGGACGAGCCCCTCTACGATGTTGGCTGCCGGCGAGGGAGAGACAGACACACGACGGGATAACTTGCCCTCCGTGATGATGGCCGCCGCCAAGTGAGAGAGAGACGCGCGACGGGGATGACGTCCCCTCTGCGATGTTGGCTGCCGGCGAGGGAGAGAGAAACGCACGGGGGAGGGGGCTATAAGGGGCAACGATGATGACCATTGATGAGGGTGGGAGTGGCAGACAGTTTGGGGAGAAGAGGTGTTTAGGTGAAATGCGTTGGTAAATTAGAGTTTGGGATGATTAATTATTTGAAATAACAgggtgaatttttttatttaggcaATTTGGGGAGtgtttgttacttttttttttttggaattgaaCCAAACTTGAAGCCCATTGTTCACATTGCTCAGATTCTTCATTGTCTCCCTAACAGAATTGTAAAAATATTTGTCGAAGCTCACGGTAACCAAAAaaccaaaaaagttaaaaaacaaGATCAATCACGATACAACATTATtcaattcattttttaatttaggtCATTTTGACATTTTTATTACCTTTATGAATCAACTtatctaaatatatataatttttttggttgTATACAGTATTCTTCAGTCCGACAGGTTAAAGACTAATTCGTCGTAAATTGGAGgtctatttaagagtttgtcgACATACACAAGatgaaatttaaatttctaatacTTGTTTAAACAGATTAGTGAACTAACCACTAACTTATCTAAGTATATATTACTCCATGATTATTCAttagttttttcttattttggaCTTGAGTGGAACACATGGTCAAAGAAAAAGTACACTGCTTAAGAGGTTTACCCATTTAAAAAACATATCACGGATATAAGAGCGACAACCTTCTAGCCCGCGAAAAAATGTACAACCTTGACCAAAGGAGCTATAATTATCCAGCTCAATAGATAAACTGCAAAAACATTGCTAGAACATTCTAAAGAAAAAAGGTCTACAACAGTGGCAAAATATTTGCCAGTTTCCACATTcccagaagaaaaaaatgaaataaaaagctttgcaatcctttttttttttttgggtttagcTTTGCAATCCTTATTTCTCTTGTTTTTCAATGGGGCCTAGGCccaaaaaaataaacattaatGATCTTATTTTGAGCTTCGATCTGCAATAAATTTGGAGTTAAAAATCATTtcgacaaaaaaaaatagaagcaaaAACCTAATAAATCTTAGGATCAACTTTATGTAGTACAATTTAATTCCAAGATAgcaccaaaaaacaaaaaaccttAACTCCCAAGATTCTTGTTGACCAAAAAACAAGGGCcaaaattcattgttaatttgttaaaaaTGTCTTAAGGCCTTAATCTCCATGGCTTTAGCTTCCTTCTTAGCCGTTCCAAGATATACAAGAATGAAGATTTTACATACATTTTCTTAATATAGAGAGATTCTATCTACATTTGGTTAGTGTATTCCGAATACAGCATCACATTCTAAAATCAAGATCATTAACTTCTATTTGCTTCCTTATCTCAAAAGCGGTGATAATGTTGATAGTTTTCTGAAGAACGAAAAGCAAATCCATCATGACGACGGCGTCAAAACAAATCATAGAAAAGAAGAAACAGAAAGAGACTATCCAAGACAGAAACACAAGTAGGGTTGTAATAATAACAGTGTACAAGGAATCACTGAAACCTCGTTCAACAAGGAAACAATCACTTGGTTTCATCAAGAAAACAAAGCCAAATTCCACACACGGCTATGATCGTCGTGCTCAGCTTCTCGCTCACTCTCGACAGCTTCGGAATCATGCACTTGCACGCTCCAAAAAGGTTCCATCACCCATCATTCAGTTACAAACAAAAAACAAGGTTATTAACTTCTTTTTATTCTCTCTCCTATTTTCTGTTTTGATTCGCGAATACCAATAGTAATGAAACCGATTCTGCGAGTTTTTAGCAGAAGAAGATGGGGTTTTGGTTAACCAGACCGGTTCGAATCTGCTCGTGTTCGCCGTCGAGATATACGGCTCTATACTCCGcctctggtggtggtggtggtggctggtgcAGATATGAACGAGTGACGTCAGAAGAGAACAAAGAAAGAAACCCTTCCAAGAACAGAAAGTTCGGTCAAGCGCGTCCTTCATTTTTGGTAATTTGAGATTCCTTATGTATTCTATTCTGATTTGGATTCCAAGTCCTTGATTTTGTATTTAATGTGTTATTTTTACCAACAGAGTAGAGTGGCCAAAATGTTGAAAGAGCTATCATGCAAAGAAATCTAGTGGGAAACAGAACATTGTTTGTTTCATGCGTCTTTTTTTCGCCTTATCTGATGATGAAGCTCAAATCTACAGCTCAGAGTGGTTCAACATAGACATTTGAAGGTATAAGGAGAATGCATATTATAGGCTTGAATTAATGTATAGTTTGTTGGTTGTTGggctccttatttatttatttttttgttaatctctAACGGTTACTATCATCACGTCTCGAAGTTTTAAGTGGAAGATTTGGACTCGTCAAAAAATGGAGACAAACACATAACAATGCATGTATTGTGTGGTATTTGGTGGACATTGTTATCAATAACAATGGATATGATGCCTATGCTGAATATGATTTTACAGATGGAAGCGTAAACAGCCAATCAGGAATTTACCGAGCAGGACGCACAAATTATAGGAGAAGCGTTTAGTTCAACGCATCGATGCTTATGTAATTTAGTTATGGGGTTAACTAATGCCATATATTGCGCTTATCTTGTATTCCTATCAAAGAACGTAAGATTAAAGCCAAACTAGTAATATTCATGAGTTACTATTCAGCTTTTTTTTGTGActcaaataaactaaataaagaaaaataaaacaaaagatctATTTGAATAGAAGGACGGTTCTTTTTAAGATTACTCTTAAACTCCTTCCAAAGTGAAAGATCTTTGCCATaatatctgccaccgtgtttgcatctcttataatcaaacgaaagtcaacacgccaattccaatgcatgatatcttttattttgagcaccaatggatcaataaacccaaagcCATCTTGGTaattagtaacaagattaaatgcttccacataatccgtctcacaaataacatctcgttaaCCTATATCCCAAGTTAAGAGATATcttctccaaatagcaaacaattccccTTGaaaaatactattactctcaatcattccgaAATATTATTCAGCTTTTAGTTGCAAGTGAGTTAATTTATGCTTTTAAAGTTGTCAAATAATATAAATTCTTAAATTCTTTCGAAATATATACTACCTGAAAGAAAAAGAGCGGAGACAAAATAAATGAATCAGattaaattagagtttaaaaagtaaataaatttacatttcttttccTCCATTATTCTAATTTCTAAACACTAACaacatcaaatcattttcatcgcTGTTACACTTGAAAGACGATCTGACAATCTAATACAACCAAGTGCCGCATGCACTCATCGATATCACAAGAACTTAACAAATGAACATACACTTACCATTTACGTATCAGTCATGTTCTCCGTGATAATGGTGACAAACACTCCATGCCATGCTGACACGGTTAGAAAGATCTGCCATGTTAAGCCACATTGCCAGCAAGAATAGTAGGTCCAAGAATCCATCGAAGGAATTATTTATGCAATAATTCAAACTGTACAGTAAACATCAACTGAAGAATAAAGCATCATTTTTGAAAACGCATTATTTGGGGCATCTCCTCGTTGCCCCTAAACACCCTGTTCAGTTGACCACTTTCTGTGATAGAAAGACAGCCAGCCAGTCCAAACCTATGTGATCTAAAATAATAATGACCTTGATATGCTAAACCTAGAAATCAAGGAGGCAGTGAGCGCTATGAAATTGCATTGccttttaaaacaataaattcgAAAAGCTAAAAGAAGCTAGTAAAGTGATGCAAATATCAGTTGACAGATGAGATAGTAATATAACCAGAACGGGGTCTCAACTGCTATACTCtgctaattaaataataaaaatcgtTTGGCATAGCAACAAAACAAGCCATGCCAAGGTATCTGGCACACTAATGCAGAAGCGAAGCTTACTCCCCATATCTATGTAGTTCATCTCCGAATTTACCTGCCTGCATTTGGCATCCTATGCCTCCGTCGTCTTCTAGACCTCCCTAACAGTAGCCTGTGGATTCCTCGTCCAGAGACAGCAGCAGAAGCTGCAGGTGCAACATTGTGCAAACCAAAATGATCAACAT is a window from the Arachis hypogaea cultivar Tifrunner chromosome 17, arahy.Tifrunner.gnm2.J5K5, whole genome shotgun sequence genome containing:
- the LOC112762433 gene encoding uncharacterized protein, producing MTTASKQIIEKKKQKETIQDRNTSRVVIITVYKESLKPRSTRKQSLGFIKKTKPNSTHGYDRRAQLLAHSRQLRNHALARSKKVPSPIIQLQTKNKKKMGFWLTRPVRICSCSPSRYTALYSASGGGGGGWCRYERVTSEENKERNPSKNRKFGQARPSFLSRVAKMLKELSCKEI